A single genomic interval of bacterium harbors:
- a CDS encoding sulfate ABC transporter substrate-binding protein encodes MLFCAAAFFVHAQEVSILNVSYDPTREFYSEFNQAFAKHWKAKTGKDITINQSHGGSGKQARSVIDGLQADVVTLALAYDIDAIAKAGVIKADWQKRLPHNSSPYNSTIVFLVRKGNPKGIKDWGDLIRSGVSVITPNPKTSGGARWNYLAAWGYALKQFNNDAAKAKDFVSKLFKNVPVLDTGARGSTITFTERGIGDVLLAWENEALLSVSMLGKDKFEIVVPSLTILAEPPVTVVDKIVDHRGTRAVAEEYLKFLYTEEGQRLAAKHHYRPRVPSAATVAQFPKVNLITIDQVFGGWQKAQKTHFDDGGIFDQIYSPGK; translated from the coding sequence ATGTTGTTTTGCGCAGCGGCGTTTTTTGTCCATGCGCAGGAAGTTTCGATCTTGAACGTATCCTACGATCCGACACGTGAGTTTTATTCCGAATTCAACCAGGCATTTGCAAAGCACTGGAAGGCCAAAACCGGAAAAGATATAACGATCAATCAGTCACACGGTGGTTCTGGCAAGCAAGCCCGTTCGGTGATCGATGGTTTGCAGGCTGATGTTGTAACCCTTGCTCTGGCATATGACATCGATGCGATTGCAAAAGCTGGTGTGATCAAGGCCGACTGGCAGAAGCGTCTTCCTCACAACAGCTCACCCTACAATTCGACAATTGTCTTCCTGGTACGAAAGGGAAACCCGAAAGGCATCAAAGACTGGGGAGACCTGATCCGCTCTGGTGTGTCCGTCATTACGCCGAATCCCAAGACTTCCGGTGGTGCCCGCTGGAATTATCTCGCTGCATGGGGTTACGCGTTGAAGCAGTTCAATAATGATGCTGCTAAAGCGAAGGACTTTGTCTCCAAACTTTTCAAGAACGTTCCGGTGCTCGATACCGGCGCGCGCGGATCGACAATCACTTTCACAGAAAGAGGTATTGGCGATGTCCTTCTCGCATGGGAGAACGAGGCTCTTCTTTCCGTGAGCATGCTAGGGAAGGATAAATTTGAAATCGTGGTCCCCTCACTTACTATTCTCGCAGAACCCCCTGTAACGGTGGTCGACAAGATCGTGGATCATCGTGGGACTCGCGCGGTTGCTGAAGAGTATCTGAAATTCCTCTACACAGAAGAAGGACAGAGATTGGCCGCGAAACATCATTATAGACCCCGCGTGCCTTCGGCGGCGACGGTAGCACAATTTCCAAAAGTGAACCTCATCACCATTGATCAGGTTTTTGGCGGATGGCAAAAGGCACAAAAGACGCACTTCGATGATGGAGGAATTTTTGATCAAATATATTCGCCTGGAAAATGA
- the cysT gene encoding sulfate ABC transporter permease subunit CysT, with the protein MKALDVRWTRSSVLPGFSLTMGFTLLYLSLIVLIPLSTLLLKTITLTWAQFWQIMTSQRTIAAFRISFQTAFSAALIDLIFGTIVGWVLARYRFAGRQLIDALVDLPFALPTAVAGIVLTTLFSSSGWLGRYLIPMGITVNYTPLGITIALIFIGLPFVVRTIQPILSEMDRSSEEAAASMGANRRQILWRVVFPEIWPAMVTGFTLAFARALGEYGSIVFISGNIPLKTEITTLLIVGRLENYDYAGATALAFSMLVLSFLLLFLINFLQSRSRQKLERS; encoded by the coding sequence ATGAAGGCCCTTGATGTGCGTTGGACTCGGTCCTCGGTTCTCCCGGGATTCAGTTTGACGATGGGATTCACGCTTCTGTATTTAAGTTTGATTGTGCTGATCCCTCTTTCCACCTTGTTACTGAAGACGATTACGTTAACCTGGGCGCAGTTCTGGCAAATCATGACGTCGCAACGCACAATAGCGGCGTTCCGAATCAGCTTCCAGACAGCTTTTAGTGCTGCGCTGATCGATTTGATCTTTGGCACGATTGTTGGCTGGGTTTTGGCCCGTTACAGATTTGCCGGCCGACAATTGATAGACGCTCTGGTGGATTTGCCGTTTGCCTTGCCCACTGCTGTAGCCGGAATCGTTTTAACCACTCTATTCTCATCCAGTGGATGGTTGGGGCGTTACTTAATTCCGATGGGAATCACTGTGAACTACACTCCGCTCGGAATTACGATCGCCCTCATTTTTATCGGACTTCCTTTTGTTGTTCGAACGATTCAACCCATTCTCTCGGAAATGGATCGGTCCAGTGAAGAAGCGGCGGCCAGCATGGGGGCGAACCGCCGTCAGATACTCTGGCGCGTCGTTTTTCCGGAAATCTGGCCCGCAATGGTGACAGGTTTCACGCTTGCCTTTGCCCGGGCCCTTGGCGAATACGGATCGATTGTGTTCATTTCAGGAAACATCCCTTTGAAAACCGAGATCACCACCTTATTAATTGTAGGGCGGTTGGAGAATTACGATTATGCAGGCGCCACAGCGCTGGCCTTTAGCATGCTCGTGCTGTCGTTTCTGCTTCTTTTTCTGATCAACTTTCTCCAATCGCGTTCCAGGCAAAAGCTGGAGCGCAGTTGA